A portion of the Drosophila sechellia strain sech25 chromosome 2R, ASM438219v1, whole genome shotgun sequence genome contains these proteins:
- the LOC6609032 gene encoding LOW QUALITY PROTEIN: uncharacterized protein LOC6609032 (The sequence of the model RefSeq protein was modified relative to this genomic sequence to represent the inferred CDS: substituted 1 base at 1 genomic stop codon) encodes MPLRKKEDYIPIKCEGWNGKFVYPDGAVNNVSKIRRQNQNVTNTNNFYGFNTEPIVLPTEWDGTFVKSGETRIKQERNRSDDQDYFDYNTEPTVLPTTWSGXFVNDPTDVRIKPERNFSDARDYAEASRFKLVQH; translated from the coding sequence ATGCCACTCCGCAAGAAAGAGGACTATATACCCATCAAGTGCGAGGGCTGGAACGGCAAGTTCGTGTATCCGGATGGAGCTGTTAATAATGTGTCCAAGATACGTCGCCAGAACCAGAACGTGACCAACACCAACAACTTCTACGGATTCAACACGGAACCCATTGTCCTGCCCACCGAATGGGATGGCACCTTCGTGAAGAGTGGCGAGACCCGCATCAAACAGGAGCGCAATCGATCCGATGACCAGGATTACTTTGACTACAATACCGAGCCAACGGTACTGCCCACCACTTGGAGTGGCTAGTTCGTCAACGATCCCACCGATGTGCGCATCAAGCCGGAACGGAACTTCTCGGATGCCAGGGATTATGCGGAGGCATCCCGATTCAAACTGGTCCAGCACTGA